A stretch of the Uranotaenia lowii strain MFRU-FL chromosome 3, ASM2978415v1, whole genome shotgun sequence genome encodes the following:
- the LOC129753606 gene encoding uncharacterized protein LOC129753606, producing MDGNETERDTCPNPFGRSGLRRSPVRQPAEPVRTPVESDEGGDPLAEVQQAVEELLSSPELQDPETPAELAVAMAGMEDLVDCVRKKSNIHKEVREKLANVMALFVKANRAVVSLLTAPECRTRAREDAATPLRADTTRPKKVSVCVQTDGNTEVAGNGKRKRGSPGETRPGAPKKRARDPTVRQDPGDDNESVGDAGGQVPDAPTGWQTVERKRKRTTKAKPKPKPKPKRVRDKGEALVVKAPEGTYADVLRQMRTSDRLVGLGGDVRRIRRTRSGEMILELRRGSQIKSSEYSALTQEIVGGAAEIRALSTTVTVRVKDLDEIATDVEVQNGLRDLCNIGTDQISVRMRDGPPKSGTQVAFVKLPVAAANAALKCGRLKVGWSICQIAIPQQPERCFRCVEYGHKSFACKGADRSGLCWRCGEAGHQAASCTKDAKCLHCGGGHRLAFEEKLDLALVADPYRRTTDGSNWVTDRAKLAAIWVTGRYSIQEVVSAGEEGFVIAKVNGIFVCSCYAPPRWSLERFGVMMDKIVEGLTGRSPVVIGGDFNAWAVEWGCRLTNPRGQLLLEALARLDVDLGNVGITRTYHRNGSESIIDVTFSSPGWTSDWRVSDVFTDSDHFAIRYRVGTSSRAGRRGTTTGARLWKTTQFDQNVFVEVLNWERTLENLSAENLARVLARACDAAMTRRAKRKDTRQPVYWWTAEIADLRTSCLRARRHMQRARSPSARAERRVRYAMARSALCRAIKASKKARFRQLCEDANDNPWGDAYRIVMAKTRSGGAPQESCPIKLREIVNELFPQHAEVTWPRVPYVWDTSDEERISLEELRDIAKSLQLNKAPGPDGIPNVAVKAALMEHPEMFRVGSSSTPKVRTAYPTNSSVSGKVVARWMPFDWSSKGQMKPGVRLVEFADDVVLLASGPSTEEVQLLATVAIEKVENWMRSKSLRLAHHKTEMVLITNLISAQSGTIAVGIESKRAAEMLLTRENMWKYIEDEAPAPMTDVWKGGERERRLRCSLRISNML from the exons ATGGATGGGAATGAGACGGAGAGGGACACCTGTCCCAATCCGTTTGGCAGGAGCGGACTAAGGCGCTCGCCGGTTAGGCAACCCGCCGAGCCGGTGAGGACGCCGGTCGAAAGTGACGAGGGCGGTGACCCCCTTGCAGAGGTTCAGCAGGCAGTCGAGGAACTCCTAAGCTCTCCGGAGCTTCAGGACCCTGAGACCCCTGCTGAACTGGCCGTCGCGATGGCCGGGATGGAGGACCTTGTGGATTGCGTTAGGAAAAAATCTAACATCCACAAGGAAGTGCGAGAGAAGCTCGCAAATGTGATGGCCCTGTTTGTGAAAGCAAACAGGGCGGTGGTGAGCTTGCTCACAGCTCCGGAATGCCGGACGAGGGCACGCGAGGACGCTGCGACTCCCCTTCGGGCAGATACAACCCGCCCGAAGAAGGTCAGCGTCTGCGTACAAACGGATGGCAATACAGAGGTAGCCGGAAACGGCAAGAGGAAAAGGGGGTCACCAGGCGAGACGAGGCCAGGAGCCCCAAAAAAGCGGGCCCGGGATCCTACGGTCCGGCAGGATCCGGGCGATGATAACGAGAGTGTTGGAGATGCGGGCGGCCAAGTTCCTGATGCGCCAACCGGGTGGCAGACGGTTGAGCGTAAGAGGAAAAGGACCACTAAGGCCAAACCCAAACCCAAGCCCAAGCCCAAACGGGTCAGGGACAAGGGGGAGGCTTTGGTGGTAAAGGCCCCCGAAGGCACCTACGCTGACGTCCTCCGTCAAATGAGGACGAGCGATAGGCTGGTGGGCCTTGGAGGGGATGTGAGGAGAATCCGCCGAACTCGTTccggcgagatgatcctcgagCTCCGACGTGGCTCCCAGATCAAGAGCTCGGAATATAGCGCCCTCACGCAAGAGATTGTGGGGGGAGCTGCAGAAATCCGTGCCCTCAGCACCACGGTTACCGTCAGGGTGAAAGACCTTGACGAGATAGCCACGGATGTTGAGGTGCAGAACGGGCTGAGGGATCTTTGTAATATCGGGACTGACCAGATCTCGGTCAGGATGCGCGACGGCCCTCCCAAATCCGGGACACAGGTGGCCTTTGTGAAGCTTCCGGTTGCAGCAGCAAACGCCGCACTCAAgtgtgggcggctaaaggtgggtTGGTCTATCTGCCAGATAGCCATCCCCCAGCAACCGGAAAGATGCTTCCGATGTGTGGAATATGGGCACAAGTCTTTTGCGTGCAAGGGCGCTGACAGGAGCGGGTTATGTTGGCGGTGCGGCGAAGCTGGCCATCAGGCGGCTAGCTGCACCAAAGACGCGAAGTGTCTCCACTGCGGTGGAGGACAcagg ttggcatttgaggaaaagttggaccTGGCGTTAGTAGCAGACCCGTATCGGAGGACCACGGATGGCAGCAATTGGGTAACCGATAGagccaaactggccgcgatatgggttacaggAAGATATTCCATACAAGAGGTGGTTTCCGCTGGTGAGGAAGGCTTCGTTATAGCCAAGGTCAACGGGATCTTcgtctgtagctgctacgcccCCCCGCGGTGGTCTCTGGAGAGATTCGGCGTCATGATGGACAAAATCGTCGAAGGTCTCACGGGTCGGAGCCCTGTTGTCATAGGCGGGGACTTCAACGCGTGGGCCGTAGAATGGGGTTGTCGCCTTACAAACCCCAGGGGACAACTTCTACTGGAAGCCCTGGCAAGGCTGGACGTTGACCTGGGGAATGTAGGCATTACGAGGACCTACCACAGGAATGGGAGCGAGTCCATCATCGACGTCACCTTCAGCAGTCCGGGCTGGACGAGCGACTGGAGGGTAAGCGACGTGTTCACCGatagcgatcacttcgcgatCCGTTATCGTGTGGGCACAAGTTCGCGGGCAGGTAGAAGAGGTACGACAACAGGAGCACGtctctggaagacaacacaattcgaccagaacgtctttgtcgagGTGTTAAACTGGGAGCGGACCTTGGAAAACCTGTCCGCGGAAAATCTAGCGAGGGTACTCGCACGTGCATGCGACGCTGCGATGACGAGAAGGGCGAAGCGGAAGGACACTCGAcaacccgtctactggtggacggCGGAAATCGCAGATCTGCGTACTAGCTGCCTTCGGGCTAGGCGACATATGCAGAGAGCGAGGTCCCCGTCAGCGAGAGCGGAGCGAAGAGTACGCTACGCAATGGCGAGGTCTGCCCTCTGCAGGGCAATTAAGGCGAGTAAAAAGGCACGATTCAGGCAACTCTGCGAGGACGCTAACGACAACCCCTGGGGCGACGCTTACAGGATTGTCATGGCCAAAACCCGGAGTGGAGGTGCGCCACAGGAATCGTGTCCGATAAAACTGCGTGAGATcgtcaacgagctgttcccacagcacgcgGAAGTGACATGGCCGAGGGTCCCATACGTCTGGGATACGAGCGACGAGGAGAGGATTTCACTGGAGGAACTGCGCGACATCGCTAAGTCCCTTCAGCTGAACAAAGCtccgggtccggatggcatccctaacGTTGCAGTGAAGGCTGCGCTTATGGAAcatcccgaaatgttccg AGTAGGATCCAGCTCTACACCGAAGGTGCGAACGGCCTATCCGACAAACAGTTCGGTTTCCGGAAAGGTCGTAGcacggtggatgccattcgacTGGTCATCGAAAGGGCAGATGAAGCCAG gagtgagacttgtggAATTCGCCGACGATGTagttctcctggcatcgggcccgTCAACGGAAGAagtccagctactcgccacagtagctattGAGAAGGTGGAAAACTGGATGCGCTCTAAGAGCCTACGCCTAGcacaccacaagaccgagatggtgctgatcactaaCTTGATTTCGGCACAATCCGGGACGATCGCAGTTGGAATCGAGTCCAAACGTGCG